TCTAGATTCTAATTCTTTTAAATCTTTTCTTATACAATCTTCTGTAACCTCAAATAATTTAGATAGTTCTTTTACCTTTACCCTTCCATTCTTTTTTATTATATTTACAATATTTTCATATCTTTCCTCTAGAAACAAATGTTTTCACCTCTTTATTTTATTTATTATTATTTTATATTATTTATTATTATTTTTTATTGATTCTTATTTATTCTTATATTATACTAAAAATATAATATTAATGATATAAATAGCGTTATAAGTTAATTCTTAGCGTGATATTTTTATTATTATATTTATACATTAAAAAGCACTAATCTTAAAAGATTAGTGCTTTTTAATTTTAACTATGCTTTTTTAACAACGCTAGATTTCAATTTCATAGCTCCGAAACCATCTATTTTACACTCTATATCATGTCCATCTGCTGCATCTGGAACTAAACGTATACTCTTTACCTTTGTTCCTATTTTTATAGAAGATGAACTTCCTTTTACTTTAAGATCTTTAACTACTGTTACAGCATCTCCATCGTTTAATACATTTCCGTTTACATCTTTTATAACAACTTCTTTTTCAGCAGAATCTTCTGGATTCCATTCATGTGCACATTCTGGACAAACTAAAAGACTTCCATCTTGATAAGTATATTCTGAATTACATTTTGGGCAATTTGGTAAATTTTCCATATTTATTCCTCCGTTCACAATTTTATTCCTAATCATTCATAGGTATATATAATATCATAGTCTTATCATATTTACAAATTTTCATCCAATTTGACCTTAAAAAACGATATATTCGGTTATTTAACTCATAAATTCATTATATTTCTAAATATACAAATCTATTTAAAGATATTATATAAATTTAATAAAATTATAGATAAAGTTACACTATTAAAAATTTTAATTATAGATTTTTCAGAAACAGCTTTATTTATTTTATATCCAATAATTCCTCCCAATACTCCTCCTACAAGCATATATGGTAACATGTCCAAATTATAACTTGAAAATCCTGTAGTTGCTGCAATTGAAATAATTTTAGATCCTTGAGAAAAAAATATAACTAAAATTGAATTTCTAGCAGCTTCATTAGCTGTCATAGAAAATAGTATTGTAAATGCAGCTACATTTATTGGGCCTCCTCCAATTCCTAAAAATGCTGATATTGCACCTAAGAATAAACCTAACAGCCCAATTGATAAAATATTATTGATTTTATAAGATTTTATATTATCTTTATTTCTCATATATAAAAATACTGATATTAACAATATTATTATAATTATACTTTGCATATTATTAATTAAACCTATATTGATATCTTTTGATAATATAAAACTCATAAGCTTTTGACCTATTATTCCTCCTACTATAGATCCAGTTGCAACTACTATAGTATTTTTAGGATTTATCTTATCTTTTTTCTTTAACTGGTAAAATACAGTTACTATAGACATTATAAATATTGTTGAAGATGATAGTAAATTTATTGTCGGAAGTGCATAATCTCCTAGTGAGTCTAAGACAGGTTTAATTATTATACCGCCCCCAAGACCTGCTGAAGAACCTAATATAGTTGAAAAAAGTGCCACTAAAAAATATATAATTTGCATTTTACCTACTCCTATACAATATTTTAATTTTGTGATTCTAGTTAACTGTTTTATACCCTATATTTTAAATCACTAAAATTTTAATTACTTTCCAGAGTCTTTAAGTTCTAATAAATCCGTCGGAAATACTTTAAATATTTTCTGTCTTAATAAATATTCATTATTAAATCTTAATGACCATGATTTAATAATTGATAAAGGTACTAAAAAAGGTACTTTTTCTTCTTGATACATTTGTAATGAATCTAAGAAAAAAGATTTTTCTTCTTTTGATAATGAATCTGAAAAATATCCTAACAAATGTAAAAGCATATTAACATTTCTTCCTTTGTTTGTTCTATTACTTAAAGCGCTCCTCAATATTGTTTTATATTCTAACAAGCTATCTTCTATATTTTTTTTATTAGCTTTTGCTACAATCCTACCTAATTCTTTTTGTTTCGAAGGACTATAAGCCATTAATAAATACTTATAATCACTTTGAAAATCAATTAAGCTTTTAACTGAATTTTTATTTATTACATTTTCAAAATCTAAATCCACAAAAATTCTTGTTAAAAAATGCTCTCTTATATTAAAATTACTCAGCCTTCCTTCATCTTCTATAGCAATATCCTTAAAGCTTTCAATTAAATCCCCTGCAAACAATCCACTCACTTTTTTAGGTAAAGGCGCTACTTTTCCAAAATCATTATAAATTTTACAATCTTTTATAGCACATGACGGAGATTTACTTTTTAAAATAACTCCATTTATCTTCTTATCTTCTATAGAATTTAAAAAACTATTAGAAAAATCATTCATATTTAAAGTAAAATCTTCTCCTGTTTTTGAATTTAATAATAATATTTTTTCTTCTTTTTTAACTAATCTTAAAGCTTCTCTAGGACATTTAAGTCCTATTTCCATTTCTGGGCATACGTCAATAAAATCAACATGTTCTTTTAGTTTTTCTATAAATTTATCTTTTACCATACTTCCATCATATCTACAATGTTCATGCTCTATACATCTACTTATTAATACTAATGGTTTTTTCTTTTCCATTTTTTATTACCCCCAAATTAAATTGTATAGTAATTATTTAAGCTCTACATTTTGAATTCGTAACACCTATATAATTTAAATGATCAAAAACAAATCTAGAAATTTCATTTTTATGTCTTGTTTTAAAATTATAAAACTTTAAGTTGTATAAGTAATTCCCACTTCCATAATTATTTCTTTTCTTTATAATTTCACTTTGTATATTATATAACTTTCCATCTATATCTATTTTTAATTCTATTTTTTTATTTATGGGCATATCTTCATAAGTTTCCATAAGCATTCCACTACAACTTAAATTTAATGTATTCGCATCATATTCAATATTTTTAATTCCTCAGTTTTAAACTTACAGTCCATTATTATTGGCAATCTATGATTTTTTCGTCTTTCTTTCTTTTCAATTGGAGAAATTATTAATCCTTTATAAAAAGATATATCTTCTCTTATTATTTTTTCAGTAATTAATATTTCTGTTTTAAATAACTCAATTTGATTTATTAACTCTACTTGTATAGTGCTTTTATTTTCAAACCTAACAATTTCATATCTATCAGTAGGACATCTAAATATGATTTTTTTATCTTTAATACGATCCACATAACTTGTATAAATTCGTCCTTTATATAAAGTCCTTATACTTAAATCCATATCATTTAATCTTTCTTCATATCTAACAATAGATTTTTCTAAATTTTTTTCTGATTTTTTACTAAATAAATTAAACATCACTTATCCCCCTAGTTCATTTCTAAATCACCCAAGTTCAGTATAATAATTTATATTTATATTGTAAATAACTTAAATAAAAAGCTAGAAGATTATACTCTCCTAGCTCTTTATTTAATATCTTTTTCTTTTATATTTAGCAATAAATATTGTTGAAATTAATAATATAATTAAACTTATAATTGAAACCCCATAGTAAATCCATCTGTTTTGATTATTGCTTTTTTTATTTGGAGGTATCATCTGTTTGTCATCATTTTTATCACCATTATTTATCATCTCTTGAGGCTTTTCTTTATTATTTTCATCAACTTGCTCTTTTTTATTTATATCTTTATTTTTACCCATATTTTGTTGGCCTAATGAGGGTAAGTTTAAAGTTGTTGCTATATTTCCATATTCTGTAGATGACTGTTCTCCATTTAATTGAGCTTGAACACTTTTAGTTCTATCCTTTCCAAAAGTTAAAAGTTCACTTACTCCAGTTTTATACTCTTCATAACTATAAAATGCCGTAGCATCTTTTTTTACATAATTACTGATTAATTTATTTATCTGAGTAACTCTATTGTTAAATGTGCCACTGCTAAAATAATTATCTGATATTTGTTTTAAATACTTATGATAAAGCTCTTTATAATCATCATTTTCTAAAAGTTTACCTATAAGAGGAGCATCTTCTAAATTGCCTGTAACAGGTGAATCAATTGGGAAGTTTATAGCTTTTTCTCCATCCTTAACAGCGAAGCCTCCGAATGACATGTTTAAATCCCATGGCAATATCTCAGAGACTCCATCTTTTTCATATAGATAGTAATTATGATACATTCCTCCTGAATAACTATCTAAATTAACTAAAAATGTATTCACTGCAAAATATTTTAAAACTTCATCAACATTTAAGTAATTTTCTATGTTTTTTCCAGTTTTAAGGCTTTCCGTTAGATCAATAATATTTTTGAAATTTTTATCTGTTGTATTTTTAAAAACTGCACTATCTCTTAAAATCGAATAACTATCTATATCGTCGTCTATATATTTTAAATCTGCACCTTGGCTATCTTTATTTCCCATCTTAGGCGCTCCACCATTATTTTCATCGTTACCTTTATTAGTTTCTAAATTTTTAACATCTCCATCTTCACGTGAAACATTTTGATTTTGTACAATATTAGGATCATCTCCATTCATAGCTGGAGGTACTTCATCCTTAGGTACATTACCATCCATGCTTGGAGGTTCACCACCCATTTCAGGCATGTTTCCATCCATCTCTGGTCTTTGAATTTCTCCATTATTACCCTTATTACCGCCCATATTCATTGTTTCTGGCTTATATAAATTACCACTTACTTCTCCATAATTTTTCTCAATAAACCTTTCATCTATAACTTCTACTCCTAAATATAATCCCCAATCAGAACCATTTATTTTTATGTCTGTATAAGAATATTCTGGAGTTGCTATGCCTAAAAAGTTATATATATCATAAGAAATAGCTTCTTTCATATAAGTAGCATCAGATATATTATTATTTAAAGCTAACTTTCTAATTCCATGATATGTTTGTCCATCAACATACTGTCCAAAATCAATTTTTATACTGTATCTATCCGTAGTACTATCATTTGCCACAGAAGTTAAACTAGAGTTGCCCTTAGGCCTTATTCCAACATTATTAAACGTTTCTCCGTTTATAATTACATCCGCACTTTTATATTCCTCTTTTGTTGCATTTTCTAAAAGCCATTTCCAATCACTTTCTTTAATTTTTATGTCTATACTAGTTATACTATTTTTATCTAAAACATCTTCTGTATTAGAAATAGTTTCTATATCAGTTTTATTTTTTGGTATGTATATAGACACTACAATAAATACTACAGATAATATAATACTTATTACAGATATATATTTACTTTGTTTGTCATTTATCATTTTGTTTCACCACCTTATTTGCAATAAGTTAGTATACTATTGCTTTTAAGCCATATAATCTCCATTGTAGCTTACTAAAACTACATTCGAAACTCCACTTATACACGATATTTCATTTACAAAGTTTGTTGTAATATTATTTAACTTAACTTCAACAGTCATCTCTATTCCATTTGTTGGCGAAACAGTTTTAGACTTAACGCAATACTTACTTACACTACTTCCTACTTTTTCTAATATTTTATTTTCACTATTGTCACTATCACAGTTTACAACTAGTATGTATGGATTATCAGTTGTTTCTTTGTTTGCAAATAGAACCATTATAATCCCTATAAAAATAGCTCCTAACACAGCTAGTGGTATTAATCCTGCTCCTAATACTATTCCTTCACTAATTGACCAAAATAAAAATGCTATATCCATAGGTTCCTTTACTGCACTCCTAAAACGAACTATAGATAACGCACCAACCATACCTAATGAAAGTACTACATTAGATGTAACACCTAATATAATTAATGTTGTAATTAATGTAAGAGCCATTAAAGACATGCTAAATGTGGATGAATACATAACTCCCTTAAATGTTTTTTTATAAACTTGCATTATAAATAACCCCAACACAAATGCAAGTGACATCGCTATTAACATATCTAAAAATGATATTGATGTCATTTTTTCAATAAAACTTGATTTAAAAATATCACTAAAATTTACTGTTTGATTAGACATTATTTTTCCTCCTAATTTTTATCCATATATTCTAGATGCTGCATATTTTGAAATAGCAGTCGCTCTACGGTTATTAGTTTGTATTATATCTTGTATTATCTCTGGTAGATATTCATCAAACTTCACTTCTAAAACTATTACATCCTTATCTATAGACCCTATAGTGGGTAAATTGTTATCAAAAAAATTAGTACTTTGAATTCCTGTTCTAATTTTTTTATCAAATGTTATTCTTACATTTCCCATCTTATATACATAAGCTTCTCTTGTATAATCAACTATACTTTTAGGTCTCAACATTTCTGACTTAATTTTCGAATAAAATTCAATAAATAAAGGCTTATTGCTTTTGATTAAAAAATCTATATCTCCTTTAATCAGATTCTCACACTCTTCCTTAGTTATTAATTCACTATCTTTAGAACATAGCCCATTGACTTTTGACTTTTTCTCTAGCTTAATAAAAGAGTGGTCATCATTGTAGTATCTTAGCCTAAATTTTTCTCTTACACTTATTCCATTAATTTTTTCCATAAGAACTTTATCTCTAAAGTTATCAAAATAAAGACTTCTAATTTTATATTCCTTTTTTTCATTAGCATTCTTATCTAAACTCATTATTTGAGTTAACCTATTTTTAATAGCTAAGTAATCTGATGTGTTTATATAATGTTTAATTTCATGTCTAAACTTTTTTTCTTTCATAATTTCACCCCCTATCTGCTCGAAATCAATATTATATAAACAAACTTAAAATTTCCTAAAAAAATTTTTCATTGTTAAAAATTCTTTATAATTTATAATAATTATATTTTTAATGTCATTCCTCAACTAATAATCATAACTTATATTAAATATACAAAATAATTTAGAAGGTGGTTAAAATGGAAGCAATAAATATAAATATAGAAATTTATACGAATGAAAATAATTTTAATTTACACCCAGAAATAGCCGCTACAGTTAGTAAATCAGTTACCCCAAGTACAGTAAATTATGAAGAAACTTTTATCTACACAATAAATGCCTCCTTTAGTGGATTGGGAGATTTCGGGCCTATACTCAATGCTTATATAATTGATCTAATCCCTGAGGACATTGAAATTATAACTCTCCCTCCAGTAGGTGGAATAATTAAAGATATAACTACAAACTATGTTCCTGGAGTTGGAACATATATAAAATTTGATTTTGGCTCCATAACAAACCTTGGAGTTGCTTATGTATTCGATTTAGAATGTAAATTTGCATTATCTGCACCTAATAATAGCTCTTTTGTAAATAGTGTAGATTTAACTGTTACTCAAGAATCTAAAGTAACAAATCTTTCTGCAGATTCTC
The nucleotide sequence above comes from Paraclostridium bifermentans. Encoded proteins:
- a CDS encoding CotH kinase family protein, which codes for MINDKQSKYISVISIILSVVFIVVSIYIPKNKTDIETISNTEDVLDKNSITSIDIKIKESDWKWLLENATKEEYKSADVIINGETFNNVGIRPKGNSSLTSVANDSTTDRYSIKIDFGQYVDGQTYHGIRKLALNNNISDATYMKEAISYDIYNFLGIATPEYSYTDIKINGSDWGLYLGVEVIDERFIEKNYGEVSGNLYKPETMNMGGNKGNNGEIQRPEMDGNMPEMGGEPPSMDGNVPKDEVPPAMNGDDPNIVQNQNVSREDGDVKNLETNKGNDENNGGAPKMGNKDSQGADLKYIDDDIDSYSILRDSAVFKNTTDKNFKNIIDLTESLKTGKNIENYLNVDEVLKYFAVNTFLVNLDSYSGGMYHNYYLYEKDGVSEILPWDLNMSFGGFAVKDGEKAINFPIDSPVTGNLEDAPLIGKLLENDDYKELYHKYLKQISDNYFSSGTFNNRVTQINKLISNYVKKDATAFYSYEEYKTGVSELLTFGKDRTKSVQAQLNGEQSSTEYGNIATTLNLPSLGQQNMGKNKDINKKEQVDENNKEKPQEMINNGDKNDDKQMIPPNKKSNNQNRWIYYGVSIISLIILLISTIFIAKYKRKRY
- a CDS encoding DUF4956 domain-containing protein, producing the protein MSNQTVNFSDIFKSSFIEKMTSISFLDMLIAMSLAFVLGLFIMQVYKKTFKGVMYSSTFSMSLMALTLITTLIILGVTSNVVLSLGMVGALSIVRFRSAVKEPMDIAFLFWSISEGIVLGAGLIPLAVLGAIFIGIIMVLFANKETTDNPYILVVNCDSDNSENKILEKVGSSVSKYCVKSKTVSPTNGIEMTVEVKLNNITTNFVNEISCISGVSNVVLVSYNGDYMA
- a CDS encoding YbgA family protein, translating into MEKKKPLVLISRCIEHEHCRYDGSMVKDKFIEKLKEHVDFIDVCPEMEIGLKCPREALRLVKKEEKILLLNSKTGEDFTLNMNDFSNSFLNSIEDKKINGVILKSKSPSCAIKDCKIYNDFGKVAPLPKKVSGLFAGDLIESFKDIAIEDEGRLSNFNIREHFLTRIFVDLDFENVINKNSVKSLIDFQSDYKYLLMAYSPSKQKELGRIVAKANKKNIEDSLLEYKTILRSALSNRTNKGRNVNMLLHLLGYFSDSLSKEEKSFFLDSLQMYQEEKVPFLVPLSIIKSWSLRFNNEYLLRQKIFKVFPTDLLELKDSGK
- a CDS encoding sulfite exporter TauE/SafE family protein, giving the protein MQIIYFLVALFSTILGSSAGLGGGIIIKPVLDSLGDYALPTINLLSSSTIFIMSIVTVFYQLKKKDKINPKNTIVVATGSIVGGIIGQKLMSFILSKDINIGLINNMQSIIIIILLISVFLYMRNKDNIKSYKINNILSIGLLGLFLGAISAFLGIGGGPINVAAFTILFSMTANEAARNSILVIFFSQGSKIISIAATTGFSSYNLDMLPYMLVGGVLGGIIGYKINKAVSEKSIIKIFNSVTLSIILLNLYNIFK
- a CDS encoding zinc ribbon domain-containing protein YjdM, giving the protein MENLPNCPKCNSEYTYQDGSLLVCPECAHEWNPEDSAEKEVVIKDVNGNVLNDGDAVTVVKDLKVKGSSSSIKIGTKVKSIRLVPDAADGHDIECKIDGFGAMKLKSSVVKKA
- a CDS encoding polyphosphate polymerase domain-containing protein — protein: MKEKKFRHEIKHYINTSDYLAIKNRLTQIMSLDKNANEKKEYKIRSLYFDNFRDKVLMEKINGISVREKFRLRYYNDDHSFIKLEKKSKVNGLCSKDSELITKEECENLIKGDIDFLIKSNKPLFIEFYSKIKSEMLRPKSIVDYTREAYVYKMGNVRITFDKKIRTGIQSTNFFDNNLPTIGSIDKDVIVLEVKFDEYLPEIIQDIIQTNNRRATAISKYAASRIYG